Proteins co-encoded in one Desulfitobacterium hafniense DCB-2 genomic window:
- the xsc gene encoding sulfoacetaldehyde acetyltransferase, with the protein MPKITMTPSEAICETLVAEGIDHVTGIVGSAFMDLLDLFPTAGIRFIPVRHEQSAGHMEDAFCRVTGRAGVIIGQNGPGITNMVTSVAAANSAHTPMVVICPSAGTPTVGWDGFQEADTVKIFEAITKETIRVPHPSRAADCLRTAFRIAYAERGPVLYDIPRDYFYGEISEQILEPHQYRVDQRGCGDLASLDKAAELLISAQRPVIISGRGVVDTQSKDIVAKIAEILTAPVACTYLHNDAFPYDHPLWVGPIGYMGSKAAMNLVAEADVILAIGTRLSVFGTTPQYDIDYFPESAKIIQVDINPRNIARTHPVEVGLIADAREAAREILKRLEERIAEPKVSQSRLTQIKAQQNAWEEEIVQSAMVDGYPINPRRALYEIQKALPENAIVATDIGNVSSTANSYLKFKGAGKHIAALTFGNTGFAYPAALGAQLAEPDSPVVAIIGDGAWGMSLHEVSTAVEHNLPVVAIVFRNGAWCAEKKNQIDFYNNRFVGVDIPTPESFAPVAIAMGAEGIRVSKAEEVGPALKRALDSRKPTVLEIVCDGTQLAPPFRKDALKLPTRLLPKYKSLDVRNW; encoded by the coding sequence TGAAACCCTTGTAGCAGAAGGCATAGATCACGTTACTGGTATCGTCGGATCAGCGTTCATGGATTTACTTGATTTATTTCCAACTGCCGGAATTCGCTTCATCCCTGTTCGCCATGAGCAATCAGCAGGACATATGGAAGATGCCTTTTGCCGTGTGACAGGCAGAGCCGGCGTAATTATCGGGCAAAACGGACCTGGTATTACCAATATGGTAACCTCTGTAGCGGCAGCCAATTCAGCACATACCCCTATGGTCGTCATTTGTCCGTCGGCCGGTACGCCTACAGTGGGCTGGGACGGTTTTCAGGAAGCAGATACGGTAAAGATTTTTGAAGCAATAACCAAAGAAACCATTCGGGTTCCACACCCGTCACGTGCAGCCGATTGCTTGCGCACGGCATTCCGCATTGCCTATGCAGAGCGGGGACCTGTTCTTTATGATATTCCCCGTGATTATTTCTATGGAGAAATTAGTGAACAAATTCTTGAACCCCATCAATATCGGGTGGATCAACGGGGATGCGGGGATTTAGCTTCTCTTGATAAAGCAGCAGAGCTTTTGATTTCCGCTCAAAGACCTGTGATTATTTCCGGTCGTGGAGTTGTAGACACTCAGTCCAAGGATATTGTGGCCAAGATTGCAGAAATATTAACCGCACCAGTAGCCTGCACCTATCTGCATAATGATGCTTTCCCATACGATCATCCTTTGTGGGTAGGACCGATTGGTTATATGGGTTCAAAGGCGGCCATGAATCTGGTGGCGGAAGCCGATGTGATTCTGGCCATAGGAACGCGACTTTCCGTTTTTGGGACCACCCCTCAATACGATATTGATTACTTCCCGGAAAGTGCCAAAATTATTCAGGTAGACATTAATCCTCGTAATATTGCCCGCACTCATCCTGTTGAAGTGGGACTGATCGCAGATGCCAGGGAAGCTGCCAGGGAGATTCTTAAACGCTTAGAGGAAAGAATTGCCGAACCGAAAGTCTCTCAAAGCCGCTTAACACAAATTAAAGCTCAACAAAATGCCTGGGAAGAGGAAATTGTACAATCAGCAATGGTTGATGGTTATCCCATCAATCCCCGGCGTGCCCTCTATGAAATCCAAAAGGCGCTTCCGGAAAATGCCATTGTGGCCACCGATATTGGCAATGTCTCCTCCACAGCCAACAGTTACCTGAAATTTAAAGGAGCAGGAAAACATATTGCAGCCCTTACCTTTGGCAATACAGGATTTGCATATCCCGCCGCTTTGGGGGCACAATTGGCTGAACCGGACAGCCCGGTGGTGGCAATCATCGGTGATGGAGCCTGGGGGATGAGTTTGCACGAAGTAAGTACAGCTGTTGAACATAACCTTCCTGTTGTCGCTATCGTCTTCCGCAATGGAGCCTGGTGCGCAGAGAAGAAAAACCAAATTGATTTTTATAATAACCGCTTTGTCGGAGTGGACATTCCGACTCCTGAAAGTTTCGCCCCGGTTGCCATTGCCATGGGGGCGGAAGGTATCCGAGTATCTAAAGCAGAAGAGGTCGGACCGGCACTCAAAAGAGCCCTTGACTCCCGTAAGCCCACTGTGCTGGAGATCGTTTGCGACGGGACCCAGCTGGCACCGCCCTTTAGAAAAGACGCGCTGAAGCTGCCCACCCGGCTACTTCCCAAGTATAAGTCACTGGACGTCAGAAACTGGTAG
- the sauS gene encoding acylating sulfoacetaldehyde dehydrogenase — MGASTSANKNTSGETDAKIIVEELILKARKAMAEIQNYSQDQANTLVQAVAWAIYRQDHAEELARISVQDTGLGNVKDKITKNKRKTFGTLRDLLAPEAKSVGIIKVDEAIGITEIAKPVGVIAAAVPSTNPGATPANVTMMGLKGRNAVIIAPSPKGASTTVKLLEYIHAELAKVGAPLDLVQSLPMPVSKELTTELMKQADMVTVTGSANNVRAGQTCGTPNACVSAGNVVTIVDASANLQDAAHKIMLSKTFDNATSCSSDNALVIEAAIYEQMIEALKKEGGYKCTVAEKEQMQKAMWDENGKRRGKTTAKDASVMAQEAGLTNPAAQKASFFMVEETGVGKGYPFSGEKIALVLTLYKAGDFDEALELTKRILNHAGRGHSCGLHTTNEEHIQRIGLEMEVCRLLINQIQCFGNGGSFNNGLNFTLSMGGGTWAGNNIKDNLSYQHFIQTTKVSRLIPEVIPEEEELFGSYWAKYGRS, encoded by the coding sequence ATGGGCGCGAGTACGAGTGCGAATAAAAATACTTCCGGCGAAACCGATGCCAAAATTATTGTGGAAGAGTTGATTTTAAAAGCACGTAAGGCTATGGCGGAGATTCAGAATTATTCTCAGGATCAGGCCAATACCTTGGTGCAAGCTGTGGCGTGGGCTATTTACCGCCAGGATCACGCTGAAGAGCTGGCAAGGATTTCCGTTCAGGATACAGGGCTTGGCAATGTGAAAGATAAAATTACCAAAAACAAACGCAAAACCTTTGGTACGTTGCGGGACTTATTGGCTCCGGAGGCCAAATCTGTCGGAATTATCAAGGTGGATGAAGCCATAGGTATTACAGAAATAGCTAAACCGGTAGGGGTGATTGCGGCGGCTGTACCCTCAACCAATCCCGGTGCTACGCCTGCCAACGTGACGATGATGGGATTAAAAGGACGCAATGCGGTAATTATTGCACCCTCCCCGAAAGGTGCGTCCACCACAGTTAAGTTGTTGGAATACATCCATGCCGAGCTGGCAAAGGTGGGGGCTCCCCTCGATTTGGTTCAATCCTTGCCGATGCCTGTATCCAAAGAGCTGACCACTGAACTGATGAAGCAGGCGGATATGGTAACTGTGACAGGATCGGCCAATAATGTTCGCGCAGGTCAGACTTGCGGTACACCAAACGCCTGTGTCAGCGCAGGCAATGTCGTCACTATAGTTGATGCTTCTGCGAACCTGCAGGATGCGGCCCATAAGATTATGCTAAGCAAAACCTTTGATAATGCCACGAGCTGCTCCAGTGATAACGCTCTTGTCATTGAAGCTGCAATATATGAGCAAATGATCGAAGCCTTAAAGAAGGAAGGCGGCTATAAGTGTACTGTTGCCGAAAAGGAACAAATGCAAAAAGCGATGTGGGATGAAAATGGCAAGCGCAGAGGGAAAACCACAGCTAAAGATGCCAGCGTTATGGCCCAGGAAGCGGGATTGACAAACCCGGCAGCTCAGAAAGCCTCCTTTTTCATGGTGGAAGAGACAGGAGTGGGGAAGGGGTATCCTTTCTCAGGAGAAAAGATTGCTCTGGTTCTCACATTGTATAAAGCAGGAGATTTTGATGAAGCACTGGAGTTGACAAAACGAATCTTGAATCATGCAGGCCGCGGGCACTCCTGTGGGCTTCATACAACCAATGAGGAACATATTCAACGCATCGGCTTGGAAATGGAAGTATGCCGTTTATTAATCAATCAAATACAGTGCTTCGGTAATGGAGGCAGCTTCAACAACGGTCTGAATTTCACACTTTCCATGGGGGGAGGAACTTGGGCCGGCAATAATATTAAAGATAATCTCTCCTATCAACACTTTATCCAGACGACTAAGGTGTCCCGCTTGATTCCGGAGGTTATTCCTGAGGAAGAGGAATTATTCGGGTCATATTGGGCCAAGTATGGCCGTAGTTAA
- a CDS encoding succinate--CoA ligase subunit beta yields MKLFEYQAKELFAESGIPIPQNALIGDISELNSALEKIGLPCVLKAQVLQGGRGKAGLVKFVRTKEEAQKEAERILEATGKKLLVEEAVPYEREMYVSITVDAASGLAMVMACLEGGVDIEQIARTTPEKIIKEKVDMSLGLMAYQADNIMYGLGLEQSAAKEGSKILLKLYQLFVKYNAELVEINPLMILRDGTMAAADGKFNLDDNALYKQNRFSLTRDHYKSDFEYEAALDGIPYIAFEGDIGMMVAGAGLANVVLDLIHYYGGTVANYLEFGGPNYHKAQQCMKMMLKAKPKCILIATFGTIARADVMAQGIVEAVKELKPEIPIVAVIRGTGEEDAQKLLRSAGLPSLSDTEEAVRKAVEIVGGAEN; encoded by the coding sequence ATGAAACTATTTGAATACCAGGCTAAAGAACTGTTTGCAGAAAGCGGTATCCCTATTCCCCAAAATGCCTTAATCGGTGATATAAGTGAACTGAACAGTGCCTTGGAAAAGATCGGGTTACCCTGTGTCTTGAAGGCCCAAGTCCTGCAGGGCGGGCGAGGCAAAGCAGGATTAGTCAAATTTGTGCGTACAAAAGAAGAAGCCCAAAAGGAAGCTGAGCGGATTCTGGAAGCCACCGGCAAGAAGCTGTTGGTCGAAGAGGCTGTGCCTTATGAAAGAGAAATGTATGTCTCCATTACCGTAGATGCCGCTTCAGGCTTAGCCATGGTTATGGCGTGCCTGGAGGGGGGCGTGGATATTGAACAAATCGCCCGTACTACGCCGGAAAAGATTATCAAGGAAAAAGTGGATATGTCTCTGGGCCTGATGGCTTATCAAGCGGATAATATCATGTACGGTCTAGGATTAGAACAGAGTGCAGCTAAAGAAGGAAGCAAGATTCTGCTCAAGCTTTATCAGCTTTTTGTAAAATATAACGCTGAATTAGTGGAGATCAATCCCCTTATGATCCTTAGGGATGGAACAATGGCAGCTGCTGATGGCAAATTTAATTTGGATGATAATGCTCTATATAAGCAAAATCGTTTCTCCCTGACTCGTGATCATTATAAAAGCGATTTCGAGTATGAGGCGGCACTGGATGGAATTCCCTATATTGCCTTCGAAGGGGATATCGGAATGATGGTCGCAGGAGCAGGGCTGGCTAATGTCGTCCTTGATTTAATCCATTATTATGGGGGTACCGTGGCCAACTACTTGGAATTTGGCGGACCAAACTACCACAAAGCTCAGCAATGTATGAAAATGATGCTGAAAGCAAAGCCCAAATGCATCCTTATCGCGACTTTCGGTACAATTGCCCGTGCTGATGTTATGGCTCAGGGAATTGTTGAGGCAGTCAAGGAGTTGAAGCCGGAAATTCCGATTGTAGCAGTAATTCGCGGTACAGGGGAAGAGGATGCTCAAAAGTTGCTGCGCAGTGCAGGGTTGCCCTCCTTAAGCGATACAGAAGAAGCGGTCAGGAAAGCAGTCGAGATAGTGGGAGGTGCAGAAAATTGA
- a CDS encoding succinate--CoA ligase subunit alpha: protein MSIIIDHTTPVLIQGITGKEGSFWAKHAKNYGTHIVAGVTPGKEGQDVDGIPVYHTVRRAVQEHPIEASLLVVPPKAAKGAVLEALDSGIKVIVVTAEGIPLHEMMQLRKIALEKQAMVIGGNTTGIISTGKAMMGFFPYWLDRVYKPGRVGVMTRSGSLTNEVTAEIVKAGFGPSSIVGVGGDPVPLTRFAEILPLFEKDPDTDAVVMIGEIGGTMEEDVAEAIEQRIFTKPLIGFMGGRTAPKGQKMGHAGAIITAGKGTVEDKVEALAKAGALVADRPSMIGQLLQKVL from the coding sequence TTGAGCATAATCATTGATCATACTACCCCTGTTTTGATTCAAGGCATAACCGGAAAGGAAGGAAGTTTCTGGGCGAAGCACGCCAAGAATTATGGCACCCACATTGTAGCCGGAGTCACACCGGGTAAGGAAGGTCAGGATGTTGACGGTATTCCAGTTTATCATACCGTCCGTCGGGCTGTGCAAGAGCATCCCATAGAAGCATCTTTATTGGTTGTACCCCCTAAAGCTGCCAAAGGAGCTGTTTTAGAGGCTCTTGACAGTGGAATAAAAGTAATTGTGGTTACGGCTGAAGGAATTCCTCTTCATGAGATGATGCAGCTGAGAAAAATTGCTTTAGAGAAGCAAGCCATGGTTATTGGCGGCAATACCACAGGAATCATTTCTACAGGAAAGGCTATGATGGGTTTTTTCCCTTATTGGTTGGATAGAGTATATAAACCTGGACGAGTAGGGGTCATGACCCGCAGTGGTTCCTTAACCAATGAGGTGACGGCGGAGATTGTCAAAGCGGGCTTTGGGCCGAGCTCAATCGTAGGCGTTGGCGGAGATCCCGTGCCCTTAACCCGCTTTGCCGAGATCTTGCCGTTGTTCGAAAAAGATCCGGATACGGATGCTGTGGTCATGATCGGTGAGATCGGAGGAACTATGGAAGAAGATGTGGCTGAAGCAATTGAACAAAGGATTTTCACTAAACCCTTGATTGGCTTTATGGGAGGCCGGACAGCGCCTAAAGGTCAAAAAATGGGTCACGCGGGAGCCATCATTACAGCAGGAAAAGGCACAGTAGAAGATAAGGTTGAAGCTTTAGCCAAGGCAGGCGCTCTGGTGGCAGATCGGCCGAGTATGATTGGACAGTTGCTGCAGAAGGTTTTGTAA
- a CDS encoding SLC13 family permease — protein MSINSPVVPSRPYVFNKRNALIFFAAIAVMLIIYLLPSPPSFYKGTEEIPLTFEGKAVFAVLVYAVILWLTEAIPFPITALSMIIILHLMGVSTFTALVKTGLGSSVLFFLMGAMGLSAAITVSGLANRIMLGVLSKVGTRTDRIVFTFMALGTFLSMWVTDMAVAAMLLPLGVNILRQSGCKPLQSNFGRCLMIGIVYGALIGGTSTPAGCGANILAISYLRELTEADASFLQWMIVGVPGALMMLPAGWFLLMKVFPPEIRNVPIELDDVRRQNKELGPLTRQERNTTIVFFTAVTMWLGAPLIKSLTGISIPEDFTALFAFLLLFLPGLQVFGSWKEANEHIDWSGLMLIAGGIAAGMLLAETGTARYIAWGALNGIGALHPMLRVAAVLVLVEALKIFFSSNSVTGAVVIPLVIALALDLGMNPWIVAGPAGIATSMAFIMVTSSPTNVIPYSSGYFSIKDFAKCGVLMTVIGIVAVTLSVAIFGRFAGMNIWL, from the coding sequence ATGAGTATTAATTCGCCAGTTGTGCCCTCTAGACCTTATGTTTTCAATAAGCGCAATGCTTTGATTTTCTTTGCAGCAATAGCGGTAATGCTTATAATCTATCTGCTGCCTTCTCCCCCATCCTTTTATAAGGGAACCGAGGAAATTCCTCTTACCTTTGAAGGAAAAGCGGTCTTTGCAGTATTGGTCTATGCGGTTATCCTTTGGCTAACAGAAGCTATTCCCTTTCCTATTACGGCTTTAAGTATGATCATTATTCTCCATCTGATGGGTGTATCGACGTTTACAGCTTTAGTTAAAACAGGATTAGGCAGCAGCGTGCTCTTTTTCCTGATGGGTGCTATGGGTTTATCGGCAGCCATCACCGTCTCAGGATTGGCGAATCGAATCATGCTGGGAGTTCTCAGTAAAGTAGGAACGCGAACCGACCGGATTGTCTTTACCTTTATGGCCCTGGGCACCTTTCTTTCCATGTGGGTGACGGATATGGCGGTTGCGGCCATGCTGCTTCCTCTGGGCGTGAACATTCTCAGGCAGTCCGGATGTAAGCCTCTGCAGAGTAACTTTGGACGTTGTCTGATGATTGGTATCGTTTATGGTGCTCTTATCGGTGGAACATCCACTCCGGCAGGGTGTGGGGCTAATATTTTGGCAATCAGTTACTTGCGGGAGCTTACCGAAGCGGATGCATCCTTTCTGCAATGGATGATCGTGGGTGTGCCTGGAGCATTGATGATGCTTCCGGCCGGCTGGTTCCTGCTTATGAAAGTCTTTCCGCCCGAAATCAGGAATGTTCCTATCGAACTTGATGATGTCCGACGTCAGAATAAAGAGTTAGGGCCTTTAACCCGCCAGGAACGCAATACAACGATTGTTTTTTTCACAGCTGTAACCATGTGGTTAGGAGCGCCTTTGATCAAATCCTTGACAGGTATCAGTATTCCTGAAGATTTCACAGCCCTCTTTGCTTTCCTTCTTCTTTTCCTGCCTGGCCTGCAGGTATTCGGATCATGGAAAGAAGCTAATGAACATATCGACTGGAGCGGACTCATGCTGATTGCCGGTGGTATCGCTGCAGGCATGTTGCTGGCTGAGACAGGGACGGCGCGCTATATTGCCTGGGGAGCACTTAATGGAATCGGGGCCCTTCATCCCATGCTGAGAGTGGCAGCTGTGCTGGTGTTGGTGGAGGCATTGAAGATCTTCTTCTCCAGTAACAGTGTTACAGGGGCGGTGGTCATTCCCTTAGTTATCGCTTTAGCCTTGGATTTAGGAATGAACCCTTGGATTGTGGCCGGTCCGGCAGGAATTGCCACTTCCATGGCCTTCATCATGGTAACTTCAAGTCCAACCAACGTCATTCCCTATTCTTCAGGATATTTCAGTATCAAAGACTTTGCCAAATGCGGTGTGCTGATGACCGTCATCGGAATCGTTGCGGTAACACTGTCTGTAGCTATATTTGGACGATTTGCAGGCATGAATATTTGGCTCTAG
- a CDS encoding GntR family transcriptional regulator yields the protein MVLDPHNPLPLHAQITNILRKRIFEENLTGKIPSERELMDYFAVSRSTVREAIEALVRDGILEKKHGKGTFVAVRPIKEEWIGTFSSYTETIERAGMRSGAKLLSCNIKREPAYIAEMFGGEEFYMIKRLRYANDQVIAIERKCFDLETGRRLLDYDLNANIYKIMESSLGIVLWEADEIVTSAIPSKEDALLLEVPKRSSVLVTERSSFDSDHKLIEFVQTMFRADKYSFRIKMSRN from the coding sequence ATGGTTTTAGATCCTCATAATCCGCTGCCCTTACATGCTCAGATTACGAATATTTTACGAAAAAGAATCTTCGAAGAGAATCTAACGGGAAAGATTCCCAGTGAAAGGGAATTGATGGATTACTTTGCAGTGAGCAGGTCGACTGTTCGGGAAGCCATTGAGGCCTTGGTTCGGGACGGCATTCTTGAGAAAAAGCATGGCAAGGGCACCTTTGTAGCAGTTCGGCCGATTAAAGAAGAGTGGATAGGTACCTTCAGCTCCTATACTGAGACGATCGAAAGAGCGGGTATGAGGTCTGGAGCAAAGCTGCTTTCGTGTAATATTAAGAGAGAGCCTGCATATATTGCCGAGATGTTTGGCGGAGAAGAATTCTATATGATCAAACGCCTCAGGTATGCCAACGATCAAGTGATAGCTATTGAGCGCAAATGTTTCGATCTGGAAACAGGTCGGAGATTATTGGATTATGATCTTAACGCCAATATATATAAGATTATGGAAAGCTCCCTGGGCATAGTTCTTTGGGAGGCTGATGAAATTGTTACCAGTGCGATACCAAGCAAGGAGGACGCACTTCTATTGGAGGTTCCCAAGCGATCCAGTGTTTTAGTAACGGAACGTTCCAGCTTTGATTCCGACCATAAACTTATTGAATTTGTACAAACTATGTTTAGGGCAGATAAATATTCTTTTCGCATTAAAATGTCTCGGAATTAA
- a CDS encoding cobalamin B12-binding domain-containing protein produces MHNVADLVENVIQGNAKESVSIARDLLAKGYRINQLVEGLTTALDSLDAKCNMNQFNLLEILLAARAMKEVVDEVVCPEMEKLPAEFGPLQLKGVFVMGTIQGDIHDLGKNIVTTLLRTVGYKVIDLGKDVSPAQFVMAAKAEKADFIGVSSLIFSSAAVIREIKRLLREEKMSDIMVIAGGAAVKQLGKEDLDVDMIAKDAFELIRFLQAHEGNVAE; encoded by the coding sequence TTGCACAATGTCGCTGACCTGGTCGAAAATGTCATACAAGGGAATGCTAAGGAATCTGTTTCGATCGCCAGGGATTTATTAGCCAAGGGTTATCGGATAAATCAATTAGTCGAAGGACTGACAACGGCTTTGGACTCCCTTGACGCCAAATGCAATATGAATCAATTTAATCTGCTGGAAATCTTGTTGGCGGCCAGAGCAATGAAAGAAGTCGTCGATGAGGTAGTGTGCCCGGAGATGGAAAAATTGCCGGCCGAGTTTGGCCCTCTCCAGTTAAAAGGAGTATTCGTCATGGGGACAATTCAAGGAGATATCCATGACTTAGGGAAAAACATTGTCACGACCCTCTTAAGAACGGTAGGCTATAAAGTGATCGACTTAGGTAAAGACGTTTCTCCTGCTCAATTCGTCATGGCTGCTAAAGCAGAAAAGGCAGACTTTATCGGAGTGAGCAGCCTAATCTTTTCTTCAGCGGCGGTTATTAGGGAGATAAAGAGGTTGCTAAGGGAAGAGAAGATGTCGGATATTATGGTGATAGCTGGGGGAGCTGCTGTTAAACAATTAGGAAAAGAGGATCTCGATGTGGACATGATAGCAAAAGATGCCTTTGAACTGATCAGATTTCTCCAGGCTCATGAAGGGAATGTTGCGGAGTGA
- a CDS encoding uroporphyrinogen decarboxylase family protein gives MNSLQRLEAALAGHAFDEALCIPLVFGGAAFLTDVKLKRYLQNGEILAQCQLDSQQKFDYDAVFVYGDNCIEAEALGSRVYFPENAYPYIEKYRLEDPRQLKDLPDFNPSTDGRMPELLRAVALLKTELGDSLPIAGVVLGPMSIASQLMGLERLLYLLLDSPCEFADIIRFASGITLKAGLALLAQGAHISAVIDPSASQSILPSEMFGRYLLPTIRDIFSQFKGAGAMASWLVITGNSQGLLPYYRQCGVDIAGIDYEVPLAEALKWEGDFLISGNIKPYRFVNQTPQEIIREGKELISLAAGRRFILSSGCEVPLDTKPENLAALIKAVRDV, from the coding sequence GTGAATAGTTTACAAAGGCTAGAGGCTGCTCTGGCAGGCCATGCTTTTGATGAGGCACTTTGTATTCCGTTGGTATTTGGCGGGGCAGCTTTTTTAACGGATGTAAAATTAAAAAGATATCTGCAAAACGGAGAAATTTTGGCACAATGTCAATTAGATTCACAGCAGAAGTTCGACTATGATGCGGTTTTTGTCTATGGCGATAATTGTATTGAAGCAGAGGCTTTGGGATCAAGAGTATATTTTCCGGAAAATGCTTATCCCTATATTGAAAAATATCGACTGGAGGATCCCAGGCAATTAAAAGACTTACCGGATTTCAACCCTTCGACAGATGGCAGAATGCCGGAGTTGCTGAGGGCTGTCGCGCTTCTCAAGACCGAACTGGGAGATAGCCTGCCTATTGCCGGGGTGGTCTTGGGACCGATGAGCATTGCCAGCCAGTTGATGGGACTGGAAAGACTTTTATACCTCTTACTTGATTCGCCTTGTGAATTTGCAGACATAATAAGATTTGCTTCCGGAATCACCTTAAAAGCCGGTTTGGCCCTCCTTGCTCAAGGCGCCCATATCTCGGCAGTAATCGATCCCAGCGCTTCCCAAAGCATTCTGCCCAGCGAGATGTTTGGCCGCTATTTATTACCCACTATCCGTGATATCTTCTCCCAATTCAAAGGGGCGGGGGCGATGGCTTCCTGGTTGGTGATCACGGGAAACAGCCAAGGGCTTTTGCCCTACTATCGCCAATGCGGAGTGGATATTGCGGGTATAGATTATGAAGTGCCGTTGGCAGAAGCACTGAAGTGGGAAGGAGACTTTTTGATATCCGGAAATATTAAACCATATCGCTTTGTCAATCAAACACCTCAGGAAATCATCCGTGAAGGCAAAGAGTTAATAAGTCTGGCAGCCGGCAGGAGGTTTATTTTAAGCTCAGGCTGTGAAGTGCCTTTAGATACCAAGCCGGAGAATCTTGCTGCATTGATTAAGGCGGTTAGGGATGTGTGA
- a CDS encoding GAF domain-containing sensor histidine kinase: MCDRMDVKQNTALSSEEELKKQIAALHKINNMTGFLPIKIEELLPAIKEVMEDIFADYQCNFNIFPKRHGCNRLELGDCKAIRDQLPMISDQDQTCPCCTGEACRGIFHSHVCVPLVSGKEVFGVMTLKSLLKVRLSRDSLEMLLAIANQVAATLQRSQLLNRLAQEKNNLEEANQEITQLNRSLFDTIKELEKTQRQLIYSERLAAAGRLAANLTHEINNPTGIILSRLEWLLLEAPETELPEEVVKDLLVIKKHTERIAQTTRGLLSFSRRTKNETTLVDLENLIKETVVWLERQFSRKDIIIVLNLSRLPTVIGNKDQLEQVLVNILTNAKDALPEGGKIKITTKYDTEKNNVQIDIEDNGTGIPEDMMNSIFDPFFSTKEKELGTGLGLPISLTIMKEHGGFLRMESTPHEGSCFSMILPCVPENQEGDLNE; the protein is encoded by the coding sequence ATGTGTGATAGGATGGATGTAAAGCAAAATACGGCCTTATCTTCTGAAGAAGAACTAAAAAAACAGATTGCTGCCCTTCACAAAATAAACAATATGACGGGTTTTTTGCCCATAAAAATAGAAGAGCTGCTGCCGGCCATCAAAGAAGTGATGGAAGATATTTTTGCTGATTACCAATGCAATTTCAATATATTTCCCAAAAGACATGGTTGCAACAGGTTGGAGCTAGGGGACTGTAAGGCGATACGGGATCAGTTGCCGATGATTTCTGATCAGGATCAGACTTGTCCCTGTTGTACCGGAGAAGCTTGCCGGGGCATTTTTCATTCCCATGTTTGTGTGCCCTTGGTTTCAGGTAAGGAAGTATTTGGAGTGATGACCCTTAAAAGCCTCCTTAAGGTAAGATTAAGCCGGGATTCGCTAGAAATGCTCTTAGCCATTGCCAACCAAGTGGCGGCGACCCTTCAGCGCTCTCAATTATTGAATCGCCTGGCCCAAGAGAAGAACAATCTTGAAGAGGCTAATCAAGAAATCACTCAGCTCAATAGGTCATTGTTCGACACCATTAAGGAGCTGGAAAAGACTCAGCGTCAACTGATTTATTCTGAGCGGTTAGCCGCTGCAGGTAGATTAGCAGCTAACCTTACCCACGAGATCAACAATCCCACTGGAATCATTTTGTCCAGGTTGGAATGGCTCCTTTTAGAGGCTCCGGAAACAGAATTGCCTGAAGAGGTCGTCAAAGATTTGCTGGTTATCAAAAAGCATACAGAACGGATCGCTCAGACCACCCGAGGATTGCTCTCTTTTTCCAGGCGAACGAAAAATGAAACAACTTTAGTTGATCTTGAGAATTTGATCAAGGAAACGGTGGTTTGGCTGGAAAGACAGTTTTCCCGCAAGGATATCATCATTGTCCTCAACCTTAGCCGCCTGCCAACCGTTATCGGCAACAAAGACCAACTGGAGCAAGTACTTGTCAATATCTTGACCAATGCCAAAGATGCCCTGCCGGAAGGAGGCAAGATCAAGATTACCACGAAATATGATACCGAGAAAAATAATGTTCAAATAGATATTGAGGATAATGGCACGGGAATACCGGAAGACATGATGAATAGTATTTTTGACCCCTTTTTTAGTACAAAAGAAAAAGAGCTGGGCACAGGGTTGGGATTGCCGATCAGCTTGACCATTATGAAAGAGCATGGCGGCTTTCTGCGCATGGAGAGCACTCCCCATGAGGGCAGTTGCTTTAGTATGATTTTACCCTGTGTACCGGAGAACCAGGAGGGTGATTTGAATGAGTGA